In Neochlamydia sp. AcF84, the DNA window TTTTTAATTTGGGGAGGGCTAAAATAAAAAAACTTTTACCCATCTTATCTTTAAACAAGTCATCCGCTGTTCTTCCGGCAACTAAGTAAGCTTAAGCTAACCTACAGATTTATAACGACAAAAAGCTTTTCTCTTTTTCTGCAGATTACTAGGTTGGGAGAACAACCTTTCTTGACAGGTGTCAAGCGACATGATAAATTGCCCCCCTGGCGACATGAACTTTTGACCCCCACCCCTGGCCGGCGACACCAACAATTGACCCCCAGCCATAGCAAAATTTGACCCCCTCCTCCACTAAAATTGGAGAATGTAAAAACTATGCAAGAATACAATTGTTCCCCGGATAATTTAAATCCTCAAGGGGAACTTATGAAACAACAAGAAGATGTGGAGCGTATGCTAACTTTGCATACACTGGGATGGGGCCACAAACGTATTGCTAAGGAACTTGGCATCAGTAAAAACACTGTGAAAAAATATCTGAAACAAAAAGGCTGGGTTCCTTATAAAAGTCCAAAACGAAAAAAAGTTACCGCTGGACTTGAAGATCGAATAAAGGAATACTTTTTTATACATAGAGGAAATGCAGACGTGGTTCGGCAAGAACTTCTAAAAAACCATTCTCGCTATATTTCTCTTCGCACTATTGAACGAGCGGTAAAACCTTTTAGAGATGAGCTACAGGTAAAAGCTCAAGCCACCCTAAGATTTGAAACACCACCAGGAAAACAACTTCAGATTGATTTTGGTTCCACTCGCCTATACATTCAAGATAAACTTACTCAGGTTTTTTTGTTTGTTGCCACCCTTGGTTTTTCAAGAAGAATTTACGTTAAGCCTTTTTTACACCAACAACAATCGTCTTGGTTTATAAGGAATAGAGGAAGCCTTTTTCTATTTTGGCGGTACTACCGAAGAGGTGCTTGTAGACAATGCTAAAAGTTTAATAATTAAACATCATGCACTTACTAGAGAAGTCCAATTTAATGAGCGTTTTACTGCTTTTGCAAATTACTGGAAATTTTGTCCTAAAGCCTGCGCTCCTTATCGTGCCAGAACAAAGGGTAAGGATGAAAGAGCTATAGGGTATGTTAAACGCAATGCTATCGCAGGGCACAAGTTTGCTAGCTGGGAATCTTTCGAAAGTCATTTAGAGCATTGGATGCACAATATTTCTGAT includes these proteins:
- a CDS encoding helix-turn-helix domain-containing protein yields the protein MKQQEDVERMLTLHTLGWGHKRIAKELGISKNTVKKYLKQKGWVPYKSPKRKKVTAGLEDRIKEYFFIHRGNADVVRQELLKNHSRYISLRTIERAVKPFRDELQVKAQATLRFETPPGKQLQIDFGSTRLYIQDKLTQVFLFVATLGFSRRIYVKPFLHQQQSSWFIRNRGSLFLFWRYYRRGACRQC